One Streptomyces sp. CG4 genomic window, CGCCCAGTTCGTCGTCGACGGAGTCAGCGACGCCCAGTGGAAGGCCATCGGCCCGCTGCCCCGGCAGCACGGCATCCTCGCCGCGATGCTGCACGAGGCCCGCCCCGAGCGCCTCGCCGACGTGCGCAAGGACCCCCGCTTCGAAGGCTGGCCGGCCGCGCACCCGGACCTGGCCGACTTCCTCGGCCTGCCGATCCGCGACGGCGACGAGGTCATCGGCGCCCTGTTCCTGGCCAACAAGCTGCGTCCTGTGGAGGGACACCCCCCATGCCCCAAGCCGGAGGGACGTTGCGGCTTCACCGTCGAGGACGAGGAACTGCTCGCCATCCTCGCCCAGCACGCCGCCATCGCCCTCACCAACGCCCGGCTCTACGAACGCAGCCGCGAACTCACCATCGCCGAGGAGCGCTCCCGCCTCGCCCATGAACTGCACGACGCGGTCAGTCAGAAGCTCTTCTCACTGCGCCTGACCGCTCAGGCCGCGGCGGCCCTCGTCGACCGCGACCCCGCCCGCGCCAAGGGCGAACTGCACCAGGTCGCCGCGCTCGCCGCCGAGGCCGCCGACGAACTGCGCGCCGCCGTCGTGGAGTTGCGCCCCGCCGCCCTGGACGAGGACGGCCTGATCGCCACCCTGCGCACCCAGACCCAGGTGCTCGACCGCGCCCACACCGCGCGCGTGACCTTCGCGAGCAACGGCTTCCGCGCCCTGCCCGCCGCCCAGGAGGAAGCCCTGCTCAGGGTCGCCCAGGAGGCCCTGCACAACGCACTGCGCCACTCCGGCGCCGCACACGTCGACGTGAGCATGGGCCGGCGCGGCAGCGCAGCCGTGCTGCGCGTCACCGACGACGGAGGTGGCTTCGACCCCACGGCGGTCCGCCGCGCCGGCCGGCATCTCGGCCTGGTCTCGATGCGGGACCGCGCCAGCGGCGTCGGCGGCACGCTGACGGTGGACTCGGTGCCCGGCAAGGGCACCACGATCGAGATGGAGGTCCCCGGTGGCTGACGCGATCAGGGTGCTGCTCGTCGACGACCACCAGGTCGTCCGCCGGGGCCTGCGCACCTTCCTGGAAGTGCAGGACGACATAGAGGTCGTCGGCGAGGCCGCCGACGGCGCCGAGGGCGTGGCCCGCGCCGAGGAGCTGCGCCCGGACGTCGTGCTGATGGACGTCAAGATGCCGGGCATGG contains:
- a CDS encoding GAF domain-containing sensor histidine kinase, giving the protein MSQGPRSGLAAVSAALLAMSRHLEVRDVLKTIVASARELLDAQYAALGVPDDHGGFAQFVVDGVSDAQWKAIGPLPRQHGILAAMLHEARPERLADVRKDPRFEGWPAAHPDLADFLGLPIRDGDEVIGALFLANKLRPVEGHPPCPKPEGRCGFTVEDEELLAILAQHAAIALTNARLYERSRELTIAEERSRLAHELHDAVSQKLFSLRLTAQAAAALVDRDPARAKGELHQVAALAAEAADELRAAVVELRPAALDEDGLIATLRTQTQVLDRAHTARVTFASNGFRALPAAQEEALLRVAQEALHNALRHSGAAHVDVSMGRRGSAAVLRVTDDGGGFDPTAVRRAGRHLGLVSMRDRASGVGGTLTVDSVPGKGTTIEMEVPGG